In one window of Paenarthrobacter nicotinovorans DNA:
- a CDS encoding mandelate racemase/muconate lactonizing enzyme family protein: MTARITGLSTRLITVPLLRSWGAEAPENHVIVTELTTDDGGTGHGFSWTPTIGPQAVKALLDHDIAPFIRGVEANPEIVWDQLWKRLHEAGGGGLTTIAMAGVDLALWDLKARQAGTSVTGLLGRRQESVEVYGSGVNLHYTLEQLVEQAQRWVAAGHNAVKIKVGKPELREDAERVAAVRQVIGPDRLLMIDANQRWDLAHTFRALDVLGEYGLEWLEEPIRADDLWAYRRLRKHSPVPIALGENVHTIYRFRDFIEAEAVDIIQPNIVRVGGITPFRRIVELARTHSIRVAPHLLPELSGQLALTLAEPVSVEDVEDASFGQLGILAGPSPVRISNTTGTIRLSSAGLPGLGFEFAGALTPTQATDTSAPESKGNRIEYSNS; encoded by the coding sequence ATGACCGCCCGCATTACGGGCCTCAGCACCCGGCTGATCACGGTGCCGCTGCTACGCAGTTGGGGCGCGGAGGCGCCCGAGAACCACGTGATTGTCACCGAACTGACCACGGACGACGGCGGCACGGGCCACGGCTTCTCATGGACACCGACCATCGGTCCCCAGGCAGTGAAGGCCCTCCTGGACCACGACATCGCCCCCTTCATCCGGGGCGTCGAGGCGAACCCGGAGATTGTGTGGGACCAGCTGTGGAAGCGGCTGCATGAAGCGGGCGGGGGAGGGCTGACCACCATCGCCATGGCGGGCGTGGACCTTGCCCTGTGGGACTTGAAAGCACGCCAGGCGGGAACGTCCGTCACGGGGCTCCTGGGCCGGCGCCAGGAATCCGTGGAGGTGTACGGCTCCGGAGTGAACCTGCACTACACCCTGGAACAGCTCGTGGAGCAAGCCCAGCGGTGGGTTGCTGCCGGACACAACGCGGTGAAGATCAAAGTGGGCAAGCCCGAGCTCCGGGAGGATGCCGAGCGCGTCGCTGCTGTGCGCCAGGTGATCGGCCCTGACCGGCTGCTCATGATCGACGCCAACCAGCGTTGGGACCTCGCCCACACGTTCCGTGCCTTGGATGTTTTGGGGGAGTACGGACTGGAGTGGCTGGAAGAACCGATTCGTGCCGACGACCTCTGGGCGTACCGGCGCCTGCGCAAGCACTCGCCGGTTCCCATTGCCCTGGGTGAGAACGTCCACACCATCTACCGCTTCCGTGACTTCATCGAAGCGGAAGCCGTGGACATCATCCAGCCCAACATTGTCCGAGTGGGCGGCATCACCCCATTCCGCAGGATCGTGGAGTTGGCCCGCACCCACAGCATCAGGGTGGCACCGCACTTGCTTCCGGAGCTCTCCGGACAGTTGGCGCTCACCTTGGCAGAGCCGGTCAGCGTGGAGGACGTGGAGGATGCCTCGTTCGGCCAACTCGGGATCCTGGCCGGACCTTCCCCGGTGCGGATCAGCAACACGACAGGCACCATCAGGCTTAGTTCAGCCGGCCTGCCCGGTCTCGGCTTCGAGTTCGCCGGGGCATTGACGCCGACGCAAGCCACTGACACTTCAGCCCCCGAAA
- a CDS encoding 5-dehydro-4-deoxyglucarate dehydratase — protein MNFDGVLFFPVTPFDEDGSVDVALLKEHITSRLPFGPGGVFPACGTGEFHALSLDEIRTVVTVAVEAVAGAVPVVSGAGGPLGHAIAAAKVAEEAGADALLVLPPYLVTGPTDGVVAYVEAIAAASSLPVIVYHRGTAKFTAEAITRLTANPKVVGFKDGIGDVGLAQEIVSAINASGRKDFALFNGLLTAELTQGAYRGLGIPLYSSAAFAMAPEIAKAYYDAYISGDEERRHALLEGFYAPLVRLRDQTPGFGVSLIKAGLRLAGLPVGPVRPPLVDPSEEQLLELKAILAKGHELAGS, from the coding sequence ATGAATTTCGACGGCGTACTGTTCTTCCCCGTCACCCCCTTCGACGAAGACGGCAGCGTTGATGTTGCCCTGCTGAAGGAACACATCACTTCACGGCTCCCGTTCGGTCCGGGCGGCGTCTTCCCGGCGTGCGGCACCGGCGAGTTCCATGCCCTTTCCCTCGATGAGATCCGCACCGTGGTGACTGTCGCCGTCGAGGCCGTTGCGGGTGCCGTTCCCGTGGTCTCCGGTGCCGGCGGCCCGCTGGGCCATGCCATTGCCGCTGCCAAGGTGGCCGAGGAAGCCGGCGCGGACGCCCTCCTGGTGCTCCCGCCCTACCTGGTGACCGGCCCCACCGACGGCGTGGTGGCCTACGTTGAGGCCATCGCTGCGGCGAGTAGCCTGCCCGTGATCGTCTACCACCGCGGAACTGCCAAGTTCACGGCCGAAGCGATCACCCGCCTCACCGCAAACCCGAAGGTAGTCGGCTTCAAGGACGGCATCGGGGACGTGGGGCTGGCCCAGGAAATTGTCTCGGCCATCAACGCGAGCGGGCGTAAGGACTTCGCGCTCTTCAACGGCCTCCTCACGGCGGAACTGACCCAGGGTGCCTACCGTGGCCTGGGCATCCCGCTGTACTCGTCGGCAGCGTTCGCCATGGCTCCCGAAATCGCCAAGGCCTACTACGACGCCTACATCTCAGGTGACGAAGAACGCCGTCACGCGCTGCTTGAGGGCTTCTATGCGCCGCTGGTCCGCCTGCGCGACCAGACCCCCGGCTTTGGCGTCTCCCTTATCAAGGCCGGCCTGAGGCTCGCCGGATTGCCCGTTGGCCCGGTCCGTCCGCCGTTGGTTGATCCCAGCGAGGAACAGCTCCTGGAACTCAAGGCCATCCTGGCCAAGGGCCACGAGCTGGCCGGCAGCTGA
- a CDS encoding NAD-dependent epimerase/dehydratase family protein yields the protein MSRIFVTGGSGRLGRSVVAGLAEAGHEVISVDRDAIPAEQLPAGAGQYTADLLAPGEAERLIRETGPDAVIHLAAIAVPFSAPEDVIFSTNTRLAYAVISAATDAGVPKIVTASSPTALGYGSPARWLPPSFPLDERTPPKPWNAYALSKLIAEQTVQMFAAAQGDKLRYAAFRPCFVISPEEWEGALTQQGHTVRERLDDPALSAPALFNYVDARDVADFLDVLLNKMDTIPNGEVFFVGAKDALATAPLAELFPRFLPGSGPLTQHLTGTSPAFSIDKARDLLGWEPKRTWRTELTPPYEGPDTAANRAPLNDEITAGLVPAGATKETP from the coding sequence ATGAGCAGGATTTTCGTCACCGGTGGTTCCGGCAGGCTCGGCCGCAGCGTTGTGGCCGGTCTCGCCGAAGCAGGCCACGAGGTGATTTCCGTTGACCGGGACGCCATCCCGGCGGAACAGCTGCCGGCCGGAGCCGGGCAATACACCGCAGACCTTCTTGCGCCGGGTGAGGCAGAACGCCTGATCCGGGAAACAGGGCCCGACGCCGTCATCCACCTCGCTGCTATCGCCGTACCCTTCAGCGCACCCGAGGACGTCATCTTCAGCACGAACACGCGGCTCGCCTACGCGGTGATCAGCGCGGCCACCGACGCCGGTGTCCCGAAGATCGTGACAGCAAGCAGCCCCACGGCCCTGGGCTACGGCTCGCCGGCCCGGTGGCTGCCGCCGTCGTTCCCCCTGGACGAGCGGACGCCGCCCAAGCCATGGAACGCCTACGCGCTGTCCAAGTTGATCGCCGAGCAAACGGTGCAGATGTTCGCAGCGGCGCAGGGCGACAAGCTCCGGTACGCGGCCTTCCGTCCGTGCTTCGTGATCTCCCCGGAGGAGTGGGAAGGAGCGCTCACGCAGCAAGGCCATACAGTCCGCGAACGCCTGGACGATCCCGCGCTGTCCGCTCCGGCCCTGTTCAACTACGTGGACGCCCGGGATGTCGCCGACTTCCTGGACGTTCTCCTGAACAAGATGGACACCATTCCCAACGGCGAGGTGTTCTTCGTGGGCGCCAAGGATGCCCTGGCTACAGCGCCCTTGGCGGAACTGTTCCCACGCTTCCTGCCGGGCAGCGGCCCGCTGACCCAACACTTGACGGGCACCAGCCCGGCGTTCTCCATCGACAAAGCCCGCGACCTTTTGGGCTGGGAACCGAAGCGTACCTGGCGCACCGAACTCACCCCGCCCTACGAAGGCCCCGACACTGCCGCAAACCGAGCACCACTCAATGACGAGATCACCGCCGGCCTGGTCCCGGCGGGAGCAACCAAGGAGACACCATGA